From the genome of Solanum dulcamara chromosome 12, daSolDulc1.2, whole genome shotgun sequence:
aaaatTCCCAAGTTCTAAAAAAAGTAGAACTtgggaagttttaaaaatttaaaaataatcccaaacttttatattttataaaaacatcaattatttattaattttaactaaatatttatttaccaaTTTACTCCATTAATATGATCAACTAATACCATTAATCCCTcttaaataaaacttatctTTAAAAATATCCCTCTCAATTCTTGATCATTAAATATATGTTAAATGAAACGATTAATGTATTCTATATAAtgttattttgttattgttgattgttatcaattatgttataagatttttttaacggaacatgttcattataaaatgataacacaaacttatgagtattttaaatattttttagaacttatatgtacaaaataattttttttgaaatttcactaaaacttgaaaaaacttAAAACCAAATACGTGGTGcaatttcaccaaaatttttctcaaaaataatttgtcAATAATATTTGGGAACTTGAGCCCAAACGGGGAGGAGGAGAAACATGTCTGTcacttttttcttaaaaaatgaaTGGGCTAGTCACTTCTTTATTGGTGTTCAAAGTTTAGCCATCATTTAAAATGTAGTTACTTTTTAATGTTGAAAACaaaatattgataaaaatatttctagTTAAACtacaaaaagatttaaaaagaatttacTGGAGTTAGAATATTTTATAACTCTTAAGAGTTTCTTCTCGAATTTGAACATCATGTAGATTTAAGTACAAATTTTAAACGATAAAAAAATGCATGGAATTTTAGATGTCGtcttctttaatttaatatatagcTCTTTTGTTATTAACTTACAGcttgaatgacatgaattatCTGAACGATATTTATAACTAAATACAACTTTATttggtaaaattatttttgttcatGGAATCACGAAAAACTTCATAGAGTAGCAAAAGATTTGaatagtttaatttaaattCTATGCAAAACTTCCTAAAGTTTGAAAGCGGATCTCTATATCTTTCAAATGAAGAAGATAAGTGAAAAATaggttattttcttaaactgcATTTCAAATACGGCAAACACTGGCTACAAATTGAATATTAGACGAAGAGCCATTTGGGCCTTTCCTCTCACATATATCTTCTCCCTTTTACTTCTGCACAAGTGGACAGCCTTTCTTGCACAACACTATTatccattttttttgttttctcgaTATCCGGAGCCCGTTCATACCGACTAAAATCGGATTGAGCACTGCAGAGTCTATTTGGGGGTCACGCtcccaacataattttttttattttcagggCTCGAACCCGAAACCTCTGGTTAAGGTGAAACACTCTCACCACTGCACCACAACCCACCACAACACTATTATCCATTCAAGTTGCTAAAAAGTGAATAAACTTTTTCATCAATTACTTTCAAAAAAACAATTACTCCATCTgtttcaatttgaattttgacttaACACtagttaaaaaaagtaaaaaaaaaacttttattatcttaaattatatatataatattagaaTATCATTTAATCTTGTCATGTTagatataatattaaaaattgctattgaatgaaataaaaaaggaaaataaccAAATAAATTAAGACGGAAAGTAATCTAATATGCATTTTGGACTAATAATAGATGGGGAGAAAGTAGTAATTTGGGCACAAGCTTTTTATTGTTATGGTGTCTTTTGACAACACATCATAACAAAAACTTTAAAAAGAAATGATTAGCAATTTGATTTTGAATATAGACCAGTAGTGAAAATAAGTTGAAATCTGAAGGCGGAGAGAGAGCTGCTTCACGCCTCTCTCTTCATTCCTCtttcacaaaattcaaaatccATAACCTAAAACCCTAGGTTTTATTCAATCAATTTCCCCCAAAATTGTTGGgggaatttatttttttaattgggGTAAACGAAGCTACAAGCATGAGTAGcaggagagaagaagagaggaacgAGAAGATAATAAGAGGCCTTCTCAAGCTCCCACCCAATCGCAAATGCATCAACTGCAATAGCTTGGTATCTTATTCGTTTCATTTTTATCaatcatttattttaattttcaacttttttttgtttaagaGTTAATCATTTTGTTGGATAATTGTATTTGAACAACCTCCAGTTTAGAGAACCCTTGATTTGTCAATTGTTAGAATGAGATGGATATGAATAAGGTAAAATACAAACTTTTGTATTGGAATGAAAAGGTAGGGATAAGAGTGGTATTTAAGAGAACCCCTACTGTGTCTTAAAAGATGAGCtttaagtaatgaatgaaaTGGACGTGGATAGGGTAGGATAAGTGTGAGATTTAGAGAAACTCTAGTTTTGGGACCTCTACTTTGTCTTAAAAGGAGAACTTTTAGTACCAGAATATACTGGAAGTGAATACGGTAGATAAAAGTGTTAAGAGAACCGTAAGTTTCTAGGACCCTTAACTTGTATTAAaagatgatttttcttttgtatcGGAATGAAATGAACCAGAATAAAGTATAATGTATATGGGGTTCATGTAAACTCAAGTCAAACCCAACTGTAGACTGTACATATGCATCAGTGCTGTTTTTGCTCTTACAATTATTCTCACATTATTTGCTTCATATCTTACATAAGGAAATGAGTACTCTAACTTAAAGCAAGAAGCTGGAACGAATTACTCCTTAGGTCATTTTTATCTGTCTTTAGAGGTTTTGGCACACCCATTATGAAAACCATTTGATAACAGGAGCTAACACATTCTCTTTTGTACTCACTGCATCTTATTGATGCCATCAAGGAAACTAActacttcatcaaaaaaaaaaccatTTGGTAAGTGATAACATTAGTTATAAGGGGAATTTGACTCTTATCTGTTTCTTAAATGAGTAATCAATGACTATATGCCTTCTTGGAGTAATAAGGGtgaaattaagaataaataatgCTTTCTTGGTATTCTGAAGTGAAAATTTTTTGGAACAAACTTATTGGCTATAGTTACTGGAGAAAAGGATCGGAGGAGTAGTTCCTTGAGATGAGCTGTATAAAAGATAATGTCACGAATCTGGTTATTCTCTGTTCACTATTTTAGTCAATAGTTTTGACTCATTTTCATTTTGAATCAATCAATCATTACATCTATTACAATGTGCAGGGTCCCCAGTATGCGTGTACAAACTTTTGGACCTTTGTCTGCATGACATGCAGCGGAATACAGTAAGTGTTACCATTTTGCATGCTCTTTACATCTTTAGTTGCAAAATATGTGTACGGGAACTTGGTTTGAGCTATGATTATGAGGCAGGATTGATTTTTGGGTGGGTGGGGGGTCTTGCTCCTCTTTATGTCTATACTGTACAATTTCCATACTTTCAGCGTAGTCCAGAACTAAAGTAGGGAAAGCTGCTGGGTATTCAAGAGGATTTCTTCTGTTCAGAATTTTAAAATGCATTGGCACTTCTGCGTTCTAACTACAACGCTTAAAAGTAGCTAATTTTAAAATGCATTGGCCAAAATTTTACCTGTTATGCGTGCAGTTAAGTAGTTAATTTTAGCTGCTTCAGGAGTCAATCTGTCTGAAATCTATTGGACTGATGATCTGAAAAATTAGTTTGGCATTTTGTGATAAGATTGTCCATCCTTTTTACTTAttacttcttcttcacaaaaaaAAAGCCCGTCCTTGTGTTAATTTTTAACTATCATGTGAGGGTGCAACAATTTAGGGATGTTCATCTAAATTTATTGTCTAAGCATTGTCCAAATAAAAACAGtggtaaaataaaattttaagtttCTCTCATGTCTGTTTGTGATGTTTTCTATTATGTTCCTAAGCTTGAAGTTCTGTACATCAGGATGTGAAAGTTAAAATGTTTCATCTTGTTCGTCTTGCAGTCGTGAGTTTACTCACCGTGTGAAGTCAGTTTCCATGTCTAAGTTTACTTCCCAAGAAGTGGAAGCTCTTCAAAAGGGTGGTAATCAGGTAAAATTATTGTACTCTTTACCGACCAAAAACTCGGGTAAAATAATTGCTGGTTCTTCTGCACTTTGAAGTTAAGATTCTCTTGTCCTGTATTTACTTTTTCAGCGGGCCAGAGAGATATATTTAAAAAGTTGGGACACACAAAGTCAGTGGCTTCCTAATAACAGGTACAAGATAAGCAAGTTACTGTTAGTAGATTATTAGGTTCCTGGTGAATTTACAacttcaagatacaaaagtctaACTTTCTTTTCTCATCAGCAATGTTGATAAAGTGAGGGAATTTATAAAGACCGTCTATGTTGATAAAAGATATGCTGCGGTGCAGTCCTCTGATAGACCTCCTAGAGATACCCAGGTACTATATCTGGAGTAGTATTTTGTCTATGCTGTACTTTAGACTAGCACGTTTCTTGAAACTTCTAGCTATGATTTaacataatattcaaatcagCACTGGGCCCAGACTAATGTGTACAATATGCATTGAGTTGTCAGAACTTGAGAAACCACGACGATGATATGAGAAGAGCAAGTTCTTATCATTCCTATTCTCAAAGTCCACCATATGACTTTCAGTATGAAGAACGGCGTTATGGGAAACATGCACCAGTACTCTCTAGAAAGCCAGGATCAGATCGGGGACTTTACGAAGGAAAGGTGTCGAGTTTCTTGAGTCCTAGTCGTTTAAGTGATCATATGTATGATGATAGGTTTGGGAATGAAGGATCTAATCCCAGAGCTGCAGATTACTCTGTGTCTAGTGGAGGTGATCCATTCAGGTCTGTAGCACAGAGTCCCAACTTTCAGAGAGGCATCGGAAGTCCCGTAAGTGACACCTCAAGGGATATTTCATATGAAGATGTACGGAATGCCAAGAAAGATGCTGGAAGAATATTACGAGCACAGGTCATGTAAATATTACTTATTTACCTTTGTTAAACTTCAAATTACTCGGTTATTCAATGGTGGAGCATATTCATCTCTGGATTAGGGGTGTTCTTATTAATCAGAATATGCTGTTAAGTAATTCCTTTTTTCCTCTTTCTGGTTGAGTTCCTGGTTAGAGGGTCCTTACTAATGAGAATATGCTGTTAAGGAATTTATTCTCCTCTTTCTGGTTTAGTCCTTGCATGTCATAAATGGGCATGATAACATGACTTTCCAAGCTAAATATGAAGAGCCCCTTCTTGCCCTTGAACAACCAATGAAACCTGGCAAAGCATGTGGGCAGAATGTAGAGAGTTTTAACATTTTTATCTCAAcatattataatagatagatTTCTAAGTGGAGGTGCCAAAGGTCACGAGAAAATAGCTATTTtcataaaaacaaaagaaagaaggaaatgtgATGGCATGACAGTCATTTGCTTGTGAGTTGAAAAGTGACATTCTTACAGAAGCTTTTAGCAAGGTGGGATAGTTACGACTTACGATAGATATCTTTTggtattacttttttttttttttacaaaacagTTTTATTCTCGATTATGATACATAATGAAGATGAATCATTGAGCATGCAAGTGGAACTTGGATTTCTTTCTATTTGACTTGTAGAAAAAGGCTCCTTGTCCTTTTCACTGCAGCATTGACTTGTGAAACTGACATGATGGTATTTGTCAAATCAGAGAACTGCATCTTCTGGAAGTTTTGAATCGTTTGACAGCAACTCTTTGTCATTCAAGTCTGTAAATGCTGTTGGTTTAGCGGATGTTGCTTCAGAATCAAAGCAAACATTAGAGACTTACTCCAGTAAATTGTCAACTTCCCCCTCTTTGCCACGATCATCGGGACCCGGAAATTCAAATGCCGCGGATCTGTTCAATGTTCCTCAAAACGCTCCACCTACAGTTCCAACAAAGTCTCATTTGCCAGTGTCATTACCAAATGGCTCTATAGATTTATTTCAGCCATCTATTTCTACTGGTCCAATTGGTAATTCATATCAATCATCGCTCACTCTCCCATCTTCATCTTTGGACTTATTCTCAGAGGTGCCAAACCTGCCTTCAGCTGCAAGTGCTGATGAAAAACCATCATGTGAAGTCACTTCCAAAAATGAAGGATGGGCAACATTTGATATGCCACAGCACACAGCAACAACTGGCATCGAACAGTTCACCCTGGCACCGACACCTGCTTATGGCCATAATTCTTTTTACTTCTTACCTGAAAAGACGCAACAACAATCGGTCACTGAGAAGTCATTGGATGTGGTTCCAGAGAGAAATGATGGATGGGCAGCATTTGATGT
Proteins encoded in this window:
- the LOC129875956 gene encoding probable ADP-ribosylation factor GTPase-activating protein AGD14 isoform X1 translates to MSSRREEERNEKIIRGLLKLPPNRKCINCNSLGPQYACTNFWTFVCMTCSGIHREFTHRVKSVSMSKFTSQEVEALQKGGNQRAREIYLKSWDTQSQWLPNNSNVDKVREFIKTVYVDKRYAAVQSSDRPPRDTQNLRNHDDDMRRASSYHSYSQSPPYDFQYEERRYGKHAPVLSRKPGSDRGLYEGKVSSFLSPSRLSDHMYDDRFGNEGSNPRAADYSVSSGGDPFRSVAQSPNFQRGIGSPVSDTSRDISYEDVRNAKKDAGRILRAQRTASSGSFESFDSNSLSFKSVNAVGLADVASESKQTLETYSSKLSTSPSLPRSSGPGNSNAADLFNVPQNAPPTVPTKSHLPVSLPNGSIDLFQPSISTGPIGNSYQSSLTLPSSSLDLFSEVPNLPSAASADEKPSCEVTSKNEGWATFDMPQHTATTGIEQFTLAPTPAYGHNSFYFLPEKTQQQSVTEKSLDVVPERNDGWAAFDVPQHVTLTGSNNFSSNNIQLKGDSPANLDPTYSVMQCPSPVESAPHGPAVRDSTDCALNLSMPAPFHGGVQNVEATPSARSTDLWSAFDVSNDHLALKSLPSSKEQVVMNHDLVDDQYMGLRGAENVATGQSQRALLDSGYPITSFPSYDTASSSGLSTLPVATGVHSHANEQKSNNPFDLPYDADMECSNMPQYWDMSSLQAALPSDEMPTSFIGGVTESWFPQNPATTYVPAGQHGTLFVSAQPAGNQISNVSTHGQVAPIGGNPFA
- the LOC129875956 gene encoding probable ADP-ribosylation factor GTPase-activating protein AGD14 isoform X2; amino-acid sequence: MSSRREEERNEKIIRGLLKLPPNRKCINCNSLGPQYACTNFWTFVCMTCSGIHREFTHRVKSVSMSKFTSQEVEALQKGGNQRAREIYLKSWDTQSQWLPNNSNVDKVREFIKTVYVDKRYAAVQSSDRPPRDTQNLRNHDDDMRRASSYHSYSQSPPYDFQYEERRYGKHAPVLSRKPGSDRGLYEGKVSSFLSPSRLSDHMYDDRFGNEGSNPRAADYSVSSGGDPFRSVAQSPNFQRGIGSPVSDTSRDISYEDVRNAKKDAGRILRAQRTASSGSFESFDSNSLSFKSVNAVGLADVASESKQTLETYSSKLSTSPSLPRSSGPGNSNAADLFNVPQNAPPTVPTKSHLPVSLPNGSIDLFQPSISTGPIGNSYQSSLTLPSSSLDLFSEVPNLPSAASADEKPSCEVTSKNEGWATFDMPQHTATTGIEQFTLAPTPAYGHNSFYFLPEKTQQQSVTEKSLDVVPERNDGWAAFDVPQHVTLTGSNNFSSNNIQLKGDSPANLDPTYSVMQCPSPVESAPHGPAVRDSTDCALNLSMPAPFHGGVQNVEATPSARSTDLWSAFDVSNDHLALKSLPSSKEQVVMNHDLVDDQYMGLRGAENVATGQSQRALLDSGYPITSFPSYDTASSSGLSTLPVATGVHSHANEQKSNNPFDLPYDADMECSNMYWDMSSLQAALPSDEMPTSFIGGVTESWFPQNPATTYVPAGQHGTLFVSAQPAGNQISNVSTHGQVAPIGGNPFA